ATTTctgaaattattaaatataattttgtttttatttaattttttgaatatttaattcataatatatatttgtaatttatttataattatcatattttatttatttttttaaattactctaaatttttgaatatttgattcatgaCATCATCATAAAAGCAACACGATTGTTCTTACTTTATTCCTTATTGATAACCATAATATAATTGATTTATTTGCTATTcgtataaattaataataatattattgaaaaaaataaagttttcctAAATATAAtgactttaaataatttaaaaatgatatgtaGGAAATTGAaaacgaaataattttttttaaagggtcacaatttattaaatttttttaaatattatttaatcaaaaaaCCCCATGAagattgataaaaataaaaataaaaaaagttcgATCTTAACTTTTTTACACAACGTTCTACTTGATGCTTGACGTTATTCGAAATTTCGAAggttatcttgatcttcgaacTTTGTGTCTGTTTAGTTGAACTGTCGCCTGCACTTCTAATTTTTTAGCTTGCTGCATGCCATAGAGATATCAGGAGGAGCAAAGATATTTCTGGATTTCGGTTGTACTAAAAAGTTTGGTCGCTAATTACTAGAAACCCAATATAAGTGGCCGGTGGTTGGTCTATAAATTAGACACTGAATTATTGTATGATATTGATATCTAAATTAGCTATCGAAACAATAAATTCGTAAGCTCCAAATAGTGTTTTTCTTGCAGTTGATAGAACTGAGGCAAGTAGATGTATTGATTTAAATGGTGGGACTGGGCTCTTCCTGCTTTACTTGGGATGTACTAAAGATGAAGCTAAATCCAGTAGTACAATTtgtattttcattttgctaCTCCACCAAAAACGCATATATTACAACCAAACTGACTCCATAGAACTGTAAATCAAGTGTCCTTGGAATTATTGATGTATCTTGCAATCAATGCTGAGGAACTATCTCGGCTGCATTAAACAGTGCAGAAtgaatacatacatatattctACTCTCtgcaattatatttttcatggcaaAATAAACGTTGGCCACGCCAAATATCAATCCACCACTGCGTTGTTTCATTTGGAAAATTGCTAGTCTTTTTCATGGAGGGGATAGGTGACAATTCCATGGAAGCAGAGGGAGAAATACCTAAACACTTCGAAAGCTCCTAATGCAGTCTCTATCcccattttttttatgttcacaTGCAATGAACCTCAACATCTGAAGAACCTCAACTTCTGAACTGGACTTGCCACATGCTCCTGAAAGCTTGACTTTTGCTCTACAGCTAGATCCAAGATTGACCTGGAATTTTTTTAACCTCCCTTTCATGCATCAAACTCCTTAACTGAGCGGCCTCGTCCCAAACATGGTTAGCTGAAAAAGTATTTGATAACAAATGATAAGGATCGCCTTTAAAGGGCTCCAGCTCAAACAGTTTCTTCGAAACCCAATTAGCCATCTCAGCATTTTTATGAATCCAGCAAGAAGATAAATATGCTTTCCAAACTTCCTGCAAATGAGAAATCCCGGTCTGATAAACAAAATCTTTGATCTCTTTCAAGTGACCCCCTCGGCCCAAGAGATCTACCATGCAAGCAAAATGTTCAATCTCTGGCTGAATGTGGAAGACTTCTATCATCATTCTGAAATACTCGCAGCCTTCTACTATCAAACCCGCATGGCTGCATGCTGTAAGAAGCCCTACAAAACTCACTGCATTAGGCTGAATCCCCTCACTTTGCATCAACTCAAAAAGCTGAATAGCTTCTCTTCCCCACCCATGGTTGGCAAAACTCTGTATCATTACACTCCATAGCACAATGTTCCGAGTTTGAGTTTCTCTGAAAACTGAGCAAGCATCATTCAACTTTCCACATTTTGCATACATGTCAATCAAAGAGGAACACAAGATGATGTCGTTTCCATGTCCTAATTTGTGTGTACGAGCATGAATCTGCTGGCCAAGCTCCAACAGGGCAGTTTCAGCACAGGCAGTAAGAATGGTAGTGAGAGTAGACAAATCTACCTCAAGTTGCCCATGAATGATGGACTTAAAACATACCAAGGCATTTTTTATCATACCTTGTTGAACGTATCCAGCAATCATTGTACTCCAAGAAACGGTTTGAGCCTTTTTATCATCATGAAAGCCCTCAGAACATCTACTCTGCAATTCACCAAAAACCACAGAAGCCTTCTCCATTTCCCTGCACTTACAGTACATATCAATAAGTGAAGTGGTGGCATATAAATCTTCATTTATTCCAATCCGAAGTATATGACAGTGAATCTGTCTACCTAGTTTCAAGCTCTTTAATGAAGATGCCAAAATCAATGATATAGAAAAGGTAACTTTATCAAAAGTGGGTCCAAATCTCGCCATCTCATAGAGAAGAACCAATGCATCTCCCGCAAAACCATTTTGCAAAAGTCCGTTAAGGATAGTATTCCAACTCGCAACACTCTTAAATGGCAATCTCTTAAAAAAATCAAGAGATTCCTCCATCTCACAGTTGCTTAGATGAGCAGCCATCACTATGTTCCAAGAAATGGGATCTTTATCGTCCATcagttcaaataattttttcacaCAAGCAAACCTACCAAACTTAGCATAAAGATCAAGAATCGCATTGTTCAAAGGGACATCCACGTCAATCACATTTCTGATTATCCAACCGTGGATCGCTTTCCCCATTCGGACCCCATCATCACCAACACATACACAACACTTGATAACACTTGACAAAGTGAAGATATTGGGGGCAACAATTCCCTCTATCTGCATGTCACTGAAGTAGTCCAAAGCAGCCCTGTGATACCCATATCGAGATAACTCAGAGATAAGAATAGTCCAGGTTTTAACATCTCTCTCAGGAATTTCGTCGAACAACTTCGTGGCGGACTCAAAATGGGAATCTTTCAAGTAAAGGCGTAAGAGATAGTTACCATGATGTAGCAGACCGCCATTTTTTATGTAGTTAGAGTGGAAGATATACGCACATGTTTTTATTCGAGAGGGAAACAAAATCTTTTTCATCCAATTTCTGTTTGATTCTTGTACttttaattaacaaataatataggaattgttaaattttaaaatgaca
The DNA window shown above is from Primulina huaijiensis isolate GDHJ02 chromosome 12, ASM1229523v2, whole genome shotgun sequence and carries:
- the LOC140989341 gene encoding putative pentatricopeptide repeat-containing protein At3g23330, with the protein product MKKILFPSRIKTCAYIFHSNYIKNGGLLHHGNYLLRLYLKDSHFESATKLFDEIPERDVKTWTILISELSRYGYHRAALDYFSDMQIEGIVAPNIFTLSSVIKCCVCVGDDGVRMGKAIHGWIIRNVIDVDVPLNNAILDLYAKFGRFACVKKLFELMDDKDPISWNIVMAAHLSNCEMEESLDFFKRLPFKSVASWNTILNGLLQNGFAGDALVLLYEMARFGPTFDKVTFSISLILASSLKSLKLGRQIHCHILRIGINEDLYATTSLIDMYCKCREMEKASVVFGELQSRCSEGFHDDKKAQTVSWSTMIAGYVQQGMIKNALVCFKSIIHGQLEVDLSTLTTILTACAETALLELGQQIHARTHKLGHGNDIILCSSLIDMYAKCGKLNDACSVFRETQTRNIVLWSVMIQSFANHGWGREAIQLFELMQSEGIQPNAVSFVGLLTACSHAGLIVEGCEYFRMMIEVFHIQPEIEHFACMVDLLGRGGHLKEIKDFVYQTGISHLQEVWKAYLSSCWIHKNAEMANWVSKKLFELEPFKGDPYHLLSNTFSANHVWDEAAQLRSLMHEREVKKIPGQSWI